From the genome of Vicia villosa cultivar HV-30 ecotype Madison, WI linkage group LG2, Vvil1.0, whole genome shotgun sequence, one region includes:
- the LOC131649546 gene encoding uncharacterized protein LOC131649546, producing the protein MVDMSDMKDGALREIDMDESVFGIEFKSHITIDDLQEIFNQDQLGVSNMHSYIRLLYDRVLRGTALSNRFRFVSSAHCSGMEIVSDPESVRQRLVDRFMSTGNTECLHLWAYNTRPVGAHWLLLAINPIREVVYYLNSVKGEWTNYPAMKEIVDLSIQVFRSQRDAQVSRTKSNNITWIEGNRKKLILEELVIYNN; encoded by the exons atggttgatatgtccgatatgaaggatggtgctttacgggaaatcgatatggatgaaagtgtcttcggtattgagttcaagtcacatattacaattgatgacttgcaagagatttttaaccaagatcaactaggcgtcagtaatatgcattcatacatccg gttgttgtatgacagagtgttgcgcgggactgcattgtctaacagattccggttcgtgtcttccgcccattgcagcggaatggaaattgtttcggatccggaatctgttagacagcgcttagtcgatagattcatgtccaccggcaatacagaatgtctgcatctttgggcgtataatacccgaccagtagg agcacactggttgctgcttgctatcaacccgataagggaagtcgtgtattatctgaattcggtaaagggtgaatggaccaattatccggccatgaaggaaatcgttgattt atcaatacaagtattccgtagtcaacgggacgcacaggtatcccggactaaatcaaacaacatcacctggatcgaa ggtaatagaaaaaaattaatacttGAAGAGTTAGTTATTTACAACAATTAG